One Alligator mississippiensis isolate rAllMis1 chromosome 1, rAllMis1, whole genome shotgun sequence genomic window carries:
- the LOC102562142 gene encoding calcium homeostasis modulator protein 4 isoform X2 yields MRIKMSYLTYVLTFLKGKEVIVANAVIAILTIGGQQLFSFFTFSCPCHVGQNLIYGLAFLGVPALILLIVGYALNNQTWRLVTGKRSSFQELSARNSLLQCKLICLVFCNVTGRALVAPVTWLAVTLLNGSYYVCAMSEFVSVNHYKAFINITTKEHKKILAAFPCSHLVPPELSRAKDEAILLLKYQSQVAGWFLIAGVAITVFLSYCLARCLSPLSFLHLKYWASYVRNEQKLFEEAADLHSRLYATQHIKKFFGLVPGSKDLREIRIPSCKDWRSISGVAVLRIVDEEHYDYSLLHDWAVNSSTNGKYFKIEESSSKNSEPPPST; encoded by the exons ATGAGAATTAAAATGAGTTATCTTACCTATGTATTAACCTTTCTGAAAGGGAAAGAAGTGATTGTTGCAAATGCAGTCATAGCCATCTTGACAATTGGTGGGCAGCAACTCTTCTCCTTTTTTACATTTAGCTGCCCCTGTCATGTTGGGCAGAATCTCATTTATGGTTTAGCTTTCCTAGGAGTCCCTGCACTGATTCTTCTGATTGTTGGATATGCATTGAATAATCAGACTTGGAGGCTAGTTACAGGCAAACGCTCTTCCTTTCAAGAACTGAGTGCACGTAACAGCTTATTGCAATGCAAGCTTATCTGTCTTGTCTTCTGTAATGTCACGGGGAGAGCACTAGTTGCTCCAGTAACATGGCTAGCGGTCACCCTGCTGAATGGGTCCTATTATGTTTGTGCAATGAGCGAGTTTGTCTCAGTGAATCATTACAAAGCTTTCATCAATATCACTACTAAGGAACACAAGAAGATCCTGGCTGCCTTTCCATGTAGCCACTTAGTTCCTCCAGAGCTGAGCCGGGCAAAAGATGAAGCGATTCTTCTTCTTAAGTACCAGTCGCAG GTGGCTGGCTGGTTCCTGATTGCAGGGGTAGCCATTACTGTCTTCCTGTCCTATTGTCTGGCAAGATGTCTCTCTCCACTCAGCTTCTTGCACCTCAAGTACTGGGCTAGTTATGTCCGTAATGAGCAAAAACTCTTTGAAGAAGCAGCAGACCTGCACTCAAGGCTCTATGCCACACAACACATCAAGAAGTTCTTTGGTTTGGTCCCAGGGAGCAAGGATTTGAGGGAAATCCGTATCCCTTCCTGTAAAGACTGGCGATCCATTTCAGGTGTTGCTGTCCTAAGAATCGTAGATGAAGAACATTATGACTACAGCCTCCTTCATGACTGGGCAGTCAACAGCTCcacaaatggaaaatattttaagattGAAGAATCTAGCTCTAAGAACTCTGAGCCTCCACCATCAACTTAA